In the genome of Jatrophihabitans sp., the window CGACGCCGGCCGTCCCCCAGCCGAGCCCGAAGGCGGTGCGGGCCACCGCCAGCACCGCCTCGGCGCGCAGGGCCGGCTCGCGCACCACGCCGCCCCGGCCCAGCCGCTGCCGGCCGACCTCGAACTGCGGCTTCACCATCGGAACCAGGTCGGCCACCGTGCACGCGGTGAGCGCGGGCAACACCAGGCCGAGTGAGATGAAGGACAGGTCGGCGACGGTCAGCTCGGCCGGCCCGCCGATCTGATCCGGGGTCAACGTCCGGACGTTGGTCCGGTCGTGCACGATCACCCGTGGGTCCGATTGCAGCGCCCAGACCAGCTGCCCGTAACCGACATCCACCGCGACCACCTCACGGGCGCCGCTGCGCAGCAGCACGTCGGTGAAGCCGCCGGTGGAGGCGCCGGCGTCCAGGCAGCGCCGGCCGCTGACCTGCAGGGCGGTGAACTCGGTCAGCGCGCCGAGGAGTTTGTGCGCGCCCCGCGAGGCGTAACCAGGGTCATCGGTGTCGCTCAGCACCCGAATCGGAGTGTCTTGTTCGACGCCGGTGGCCGCCTTGGTGGCGACATTGCCGCGCACCTGGACCCGGCCGGCCTCGATCAACTCACCGGCCTGCTCGCGCGAGCGCGCCAGCTGACGACGCACCAACTCGGCGTCCAGACGTAACCGACGGACCATGAGTAGCGGCTCAAGCCTGATCGAGATCGGCCAGCGCGCTTTGCAACTCGCGGTGCAGGGCGTCAAGCCGGGTCACGGCCTCGGCTAACGGCCCGTCGCTGACTCCCCCGATGCCCTCGGCGGCGGACTCGACGCGTAGCACCACGTCATCGCCGCCGGGAGCTGGGGCTGAGCGGGGATCGGTCACGATGCCCAGGCTACGTGGTGGAGTGGTGATGGCCGCTGCTATCCACAGCCTCAGCGGGCCGCGTGTCCGAGACCGAACTGCTCGATCAGCCGAGTCGAGGCGGCATCGGCGCCGTTGACCGCGCGAACGGTCAGGTCGGCGTCGAGCAGTCGCCAGCCGGCCACGGCCAACGCCCGCAGTCCGTCCAGCCCGTCGCCGTCACCCTCGCCGCCGGAGTCACCGCCGCTCAGCACCAGCTCGGCACCGCGGAGCTGGACTCTTGCCGATCCGCAGCTGACCAGTCGCTCGGTCTCAGCCACCTCGGGATGGCCGCGCAGTAGCGCCGAGACGTCGTGGCCGAGGTAATCCGGCCGGTGCAACGCGGGCGCCGCGAGCAGCTGGGCCGCGTCGGTGACACCGCTGAGCACCAGCAGTGAGTCGCAACTGGCCCGGCGGGCGCCCTCGATGTCGGTGTCGAGCCGGTCGCCGACCACGATCGGGCTGCGGGCGTTGGAGCGCTCGACGCTCTCGGCGTGCATCGTCGGGTCGGGCTTGCCGGTGGCGGCAGGCGTTCGGCCGGTCGCGTGCCGCAGCGCCGCCACCAGTGATCCGTTGCCGGGCAACGGCCCCCGTGGAGACGGCACGGTGGCGTCGAGGTTGGTGGCCAGCCAAGGCACTCCCCGGTTGATCGCCACCGCGCCCTCGGCCAGCGCCAACCAGTCCGTGCCCGAAAAGAAGCCCTGCACGACGGCGACCGGGTCGTGCTCGGCCGAGAACACCGGCTTGAGCCCCCGCTCGGTGAGGGCGTCGATCAGACCGGTGGTGCCCAGCACCAGCACCGGGGCGCCGGCCGGCAGCCGGTCTGCCAGGTAGTGCGCGGCGGCCTGGGCGGAGGTGACCACCTCCTCGGCGGCGGCCGGCACCCCGACCCGCTGGAGCAACTCGGCGACCTGATCGGGGGTGCGGGAGGCGTTGTTGGTCACGAAGGCCAGCCGCATGCCGGCTTGCCGGGCCGAGGCCAGCGCCTGGGCAGCCCCGGCCACCGGTTGCTCGCCGAGGTACACCACTCCGTCGAGGTCCAACAGGGCCACGTCGTAGCGGCGGGACAGCGGCTGTTGTGAGCCGATCATGGGAATTCCTCATCTCAGGTGCTCAGTCGTCATCGCCCCGCGGCTGCCGCGTAGCATCGGCCCTCGTGACCGATCCTCTCGCCACCGGCCGTGGCCTGTCCCTTGCCCCGTTTCGCGCGACCCGGTTCTGCGCGGACGCCGACACCCTGGGGCGGCAGCTGTCTCCGCCCTACGACGTCATCTCCGGCGCCGACCGGGCTGCCCTGGTCCAGGCCAGTCCCACCAACGTCGTCCGGTTGATCCTTCCAGAGCAGGACGAAGCCCGGTTCGGCGACGGGGACCGGTACGCCGGCGCCAAGGCCGTCCTGCAGGACTGGCTGAGCCGGGGAGTGCTTGCTGTCGATGACGAGGCCGCCCTGTTCGTCTATGAGATGAGCACGCCCGACTCGGTGACCCGAGGCCTGCTCGGGGCGGTCGAACTCCGCGACCCGGAGGACGGGGTGATCCTGCCGCATGAGAACACGATGGCCGGACCGGTGTCAGACCGCTTGGCGCTGATGAGCGCCACCGAGGCGAACCTGGAGCCGATCTACCTGGTGTACGACGGCGGCGGGGCGGCCTCTGAACTGGTGGCTTCGGTCAGCGACCTGGATCCGACGAGCACGGCGAACACCCCGGACGGGGTTGGGCACCGGCTGTGGGCGATCACCGACCCGGCCGCGCACGCCGCGGTGGCAGCCGACCTCGCCGGCCGCCGGGCGTTGATCGCCGATGGCCACCACCGTTACGCCACCTACCGGCAGTTGCAGGCCGATCACCATGGCGAGCCCGGCCCCTGGGATCGGGGTCTGACGCTGCTCGTCGACACCTCCTCCTACGGCCCGCAGGTCCATCCGATTCACCGGGTGGTGGCACTGGAGTGGAACCGGATCCTTGAGCTGACCAGCGCCGCCGCCGAAATCAGTGAGCCGATGTCAGTCGCGGCGGCGGAGAAGTCGCTGAGCCAGGTTGAGGGCTTCGCGGTCGTCCTGGCCCACGAGGACGAAGCCGTCCTCGTGTCAGGCCTGTCGGCGGAGATCCAGCGACAGGCCCTTGGGGCCGCTGCTGGCACCGCACTCGGAGAACTTGACATAACGATATTGCACCGCGTGCTGGTAGAGCACGTGTGGCAGTTGAGCGACACGGTGGACAACGTCGGTTACGCGCACAGCGTCAGCGAGGCTTTGGCCGAGGCGCTGGACACCGGGCGAACCGCGGTGCTGGTGCGGCCCACGCCGGTT includes:
- a CDS encoding DUF1015 domain-containing protein; the encoded protein is MTDPLATGRGLSLAPFRATRFCADADTLGRQLSPPYDVISGADRAALVQASPTNVVRLILPEQDEARFGDGDRYAGAKAVLQDWLSRGVLAVDDEAALFVYEMSTPDSVTRGLLGAVELRDPEDGVILPHENTMAGPVSDRLALMSATEANLEPIYLVYDGGGAASELVASVSDLDPTSTANTPDGVGHRLWAITDPAAHAAVAADLAGRRALIADGHHRYATYRQLQADHHGEPGPWDRGLTLLVDTSSYGPQVHPIHRVVALEWNRILELTSAAAEISEPMSVAAAEKSLSQVEGFAVVLAHEDEAVLVSGLSAEIQRQALGAAAGTALGELDITILHRVLVEHVWQLSDTVDNVGYAHSVSEALAEALDTGRTAVLVRPTPVQAVAAVAAAGERMPRKSTLFTPKPASGVVLRRFADQ
- a CDS encoding TlyA family RNA methyltransferase, giving the protein MVRRLRLDAELVRRQLARSREQAGELIEAGRVQVRGNVATKAATGVEQDTPIRVLSDTDDPGYASRGAHKLLGALTEFTALQVSGRRCLDAGASTGGFTDVLLRSGAREVVAVDVGYGQLVWALQSDPRVIVHDRTNVRTLTPDQIGGPAELTVADLSFISLGLVLPALTACTVADLVPMVKPQFEVGRQRLGRGGVVREPALRAEAVLAVARTAFGLGWGTAGVARSPLPGPSGNVEFFLWLRQDADPADEAMIHAIAEEGT
- a CDS encoding HAD-IIA family hydrolase, with the protein product MIGSQQPLSRRYDVALLDLDGVVYLGEQPVAGAAQALASARQAGMRLAFVTNNASRTPDQVAELLQRVGVPAAAEEVVTSAQAAAHYLADRLPAGAPVLVLGTTGLIDALTERGLKPVFSAEHDPVAVVQGFFSGTDWLALAEGAVAINRGVPWLATNLDATVPSPRGPLPGNGSLVAALRHATGRTPAATGKPDPTMHAESVERSNARSPIVVGDRLDTDIEGARRASCDSLLVLSGVTDAAQLLAAPALHRPDYLGHDVSALLRGHPEVAETERLVSCGSARVQLRGAELVLSGGDSGGEGDGDGLDGLRALAVAGWRLLDADLTVRAVNGADAASTRLIEQFGLGHAAR